The Pseudochaenichthys georgianus chromosome 8, fPseGeo1.2, whole genome shotgun sequence genome has a segment encoding these proteins:
- the LOC139434229 gene encoding LOW QUALITY PROTEIN: bMERB domain-containing protein 1 (The sequence of the model RefSeq protein was modified relative to this genomic sequence to represent the inferred CDS: inserted 4 bases in 3 codons), with protein MVWFQGRFEAEDVVSMADSTITTEDIEXELSKIERIRDILXTEESELRYMMDDIQLCKEITRLKTELQKLVSIQENDKSNGDRKREEELLQQIXKLVETRDFLVDDVEFERLREREEDREMAAFLHSKFPKTLASKGVLPDQKVASKSQQTSLPFFNKTLLKDCCGFTCSIM; from the exons ATGGTTTGGTTCCAGGGAAGATTTGAAG CAGAGGATGTTGTTTCCATGGCGGACTCCACGATTACGACCGAGGACATCG GAGAGCTGAGCAAAATTGAGCGGATAAGAGACATTTT TACGGAGGAATCCGAGCTGAGATACAT GATGGACGACATTCAGCTCTGCAAAGAAATCACGAGGCTGAAGACAGAGCTGCAGAAACTTGTCTCGATTCAAG AAAATGATAAATCCAATGGAGACAGAAAGCGGGAAGAGGAGCTTCTGCAGCAGA ACAAGCTAGTGGAGACCAGAGACTTCCTGGTGGACGATGTGGAGTTTGAAAGGCTGAG GGAAAGGGAAGAGGACAGAGAAATGGCAGCCTTCCTACACTCCAAATTTCCCAAGACATTGGCTTCAAAAG GTGTTTTGCCAGATCAGAAGGTGGCGTCCAAATCGCAGCAGACATCGCTGCCATTTTTCAATAAAACTCTGCTGAAGGACTGCTGCGGCTTCACCTGCTCCATCATgtaa